The Seriola aureovittata isolate HTS-2021-v1 ecotype China chromosome 12, ASM2101889v1, whole genome shotgun sequence genome window below encodes:
- the ccl25a gene encoding C-C motif chemokine 20 encodes MRLTVLLFLSLSLCLALAQVSYDDCCLKYVKKMSHGTQKHAVKYRRQETDGGCNIPAIVFTMRKGRVFCTDPREKWVEELMNKIDIRGDSFKPTRNHPQQWRNRG; translated from the exons ATGAGGTTGACCGTGCTGCTCTTCCTgagcctgtctctctgtcttgcaCTGGCACAAG TGTCCTATGACGACTGCTGCctgaaatatgtgaaaaaaatgagcCACGGCACTCAGAAACATGCAGTGAAGTACAGACGGCAGGAGACAGATGGAGGCTGCAACATCCCTGCTATTGT ATTCACCATGAGGAAGGGGCGAGTGTTTTGCACAGACCCCAGAGAGAAATGGGTTGAAGAGCTGATGAATAAGATTGACATAAGGGGAGACAGCTTCAAACCCACCAGG